A portion of the Krasilnikovia cinnamomea genome contains these proteins:
- a CDS encoding ABC transporter ATP-binding protein, producing MTDIMADLDALPGTDPRAPLLEVNDLHVEFRTRDGVARAVNGAGLRLAPGETLALLGESGCGKSVTAQAIMGILDTPPGFITRGEIRYRGVDLLRLPEIQRGTVRANRIAMIFQDALSALNPVYSVGFQLAELFRVHRGMSRADAKRRAVELLDRVRIPAAATRINDYPHQFSGGMRQRVMIAMALALDPDVLIADEPTTALDVTVQAQIMGLLAELQRERNMGLLLITHDMGVVADVADRISVMYAGKVVEEAPVFDIYDRPGHPYTKALLESIPRLDMKGRQLNVIQGLPPTLTDIPPGCAFNPRCGYARDICRYEAPPAHTIAPRRHVRCHFWGEVVAR from the coding sequence ATGACGGACATCATGGCGGACCTCGACGCCCTCCCCGGTACCGACCCGCGTGCCCCGCTGCTGGAGGTCAACGACCTGCACGTGGAGTTCCGCACCCGCGACGGCGTGGCCCGCGCCGTGAACGGCGCCGGGCTGCGGCTGGCCCCGGGCGAGACCCTGGCGCTGCTCGGCGAGTCGGGCTGCGGCAAGTCCGTGACCGCCCAGGCGATCATGGGGATCCTGGACACCCCGCCCGGGTTCATCACCCGCGGCGAGATCCGCTACCGCGGCGTCGACCTGCTGCGCCTGCCGGAGATCCAGCGCGGCACCGTACGCGCCAACCGGATCGCGATGATCTTCCAGGACGCGCTGTCCGCGCTGAACCCGGTGTACTCGGTCGGGTTCCAGCTGGCCGAGCTGTTCCGGGTGCACCGGGGCATGTCCCGCGCCGACGCCAAGCGACGCGCGGTCGAGCTGCTGGACCGGGTCCGCATCCCGGCCGCCGCCACCCGGATCAACGACTACCCGCACCAGTTCTCCGGCGGTATGCGGCAACGCGTCATGATCGCGATGGCGCTGGCCCTGGACCCGGACGTGCTCATCGCGGACGAGCCCACCACCGCCCTCGACGTCACCGTGCAGGCGCAGATCATGGGCCTGCTGGCCGAGCTGCAGCGCGAACGCAACATGGGGCTGCTGCTCATCACCCACGACATGGGCGTGGTCGCGGACGTCGCGGATCGGATCTCGGTCATGTACGCGGGGAAGGTCGTCGAGGAGGCGCCCGTCTTCGACATCTACGACCGGCCGGGGCACCCGTACACGAAGGCCCTGCTCGAATCGATCCCGCGCCTGGACATGAAGGGGCGCCAGCTCAACGTCATCCAGGGGCTGCCGCCGACGCTGACCGACATCCCGCCCGGCTGCGCGTTCAATCCGCGCTGCGGGTACGCCCGCGACATCTGCCGCTACGAGGCGCCGCCCGCGCACACGATCGCACCGCGGCGCCACGTCCGGTGCCACTTCTGGGGAGAGGTCGTGGCTCGATGA
- a CDS encoding ABC transporter permease: MFRYLVRRLLQMVLTFFGATFIVYALTFANADDPIQALVGERPVSENVRRALTERYHLDDPFLVQYWYYVKGLLTGDLGRSLTGRKISEMMAQAWPVTIKLALIAIVISATVALIAGVVSGIRRGSIFDNVTLVLTLIVLALPIVVLAPLAQLVFGIQLGWFPPTAGRNPSVYALLLPAFVLGSLVVATQLRVTRASVAENLRADYVRTARAKGLARRRVIGVHVLRNSLIPVITLIGVDIGALMSGAIVTEGVFNIPGVGFNLLRGIRTEDGPLVVGFVSVLVIVFLVVNLIVDLLYAALDPRIRYE; the protein is encoded by the coding sequence ATGTTCCGCTACCTCGTGCGGCGCCTGCTGCAGATGGTGCTCACGTTCTTCGGCGCCACGTTCATCGTGTACGCGCTGACGTTCGCCAACGCGGACGACCCGATCCAGGCGCTGGTCGGGGAACGGCCCGTCTCGGAGAACGTCCGGCGCGCCCTGACCGAGCGCTATCACCTCGACGACCCGTTCCTGGTGCAGTACTGGTACTACGTCAAGGGGTTGCTCACCGGCGACCTCGGACGCTCGCTCACCGGCCGCAAGATCAGCGAGATGATGGCCCAGGCGTGGCCGGTGACGATCAAGCTGGCGCTGATCGCGATCGTCATCTCGGCGACCGTCGCACTCATCGCGGGCGTGGTCTCCGGCATCCGGCGCGGCAGCATCTTCGACAACGTCACGCTGGTGCTCACGCTGATCGTGCTGGCCCTGCCGATCGTCGTGCTGGCCCCGCTCGCCCAGTTGGTCTTCGGCATCCAGCTCGGCTGGTTCCCGCCCACGGCCGGGCGCAACCCCAGCGTCTATGCACTGCTGCTGCCCGCGTTCGTGCTGGGCAGCCTCGTGGTGGCCACCCAGTTGCGGGTGACCCGGGCCTCGGTGGCGGAGAACCTGCGCGCCGACTACGTGCGTACCGCACGGGCCAAGGGCCTGGCGCGGCGGCGGGTCATCGGCGTGCACGTGCTGCGCAACTCGCTCATCCCGGTGATCACCCTGATCGGGGTGGACATCGGCGCGCTGATGTCGGGCGCCATCGTCACCGAGGGCGTGTTCAACATCCCCGGCGTCGGTTTCAACCTGCTGCGTGGCATCCGTACGGAGGACGGCCCGCTGGTGGTCGGCTTCGTCAGCGTTCTGGTGATCGTCTTCCTGGTCGTGAACCTGATCGTCGACCTGCTGTACGCGGCCCTGGACCCGAGGATCCGGTATGAGTGA
- a CDS encoding ABC transporter permease yields MSDLEAVTTTEAPATGVRRHAADRSRSLAADAWHDLRRNKIFWVAAVLVVLVLIMAAFPSLFTSADPRACTLSQQYQGASAGAPFGYDFQGCNVYARTVYGARTSIMIGVLATLIAGLIALIFGLSAGYFGRWVDAVLSRFIDIVLGIPFLLAAIVLAKRLSSGTHSTGILAVTLTLGILGWTTAARIMRSSVISARNQDYVAAARMLGAGPARLMLRHILPNSIAPFIVVLTILLGVNIASEATLSYLGIGLKGDAISWGIAINEAGPNVRTAAGPLIWPSLFLALTVLAFIMLGDAIRDAFDPKLR; encoded by the coding sequence ATGAGTGATCTCGAAGCAGTCACCACCACCGAGGCGCCCGCCACGGGCGTCCGCCGCCATGCGGCGGACCGCTCCCGCAGCCTGGCCGCGGACGCCTGGCACGATCTGCGCCGCAACAAGATCTTCTGGGTCGCCGCGGTGCTCGTCGTCCTCGTCCTGATCATGGCGGCGTTCCCGTCGCTGTTCACCTCGGCGGACCCGCGCGCGTGCACCCTCAGCCAGCAGTACCAGGGTGCCAGCGCCGGAGCCCCGTTCGGCTACGACTTCCAGGGCTGCAACGTGTACGCCCGCACGGTCTACGGCGCCCGCACCTCGATCATGATCGGCGTACTGGCCACCCTCATCGCGGGCCTGATCGCGCTGATCTTCGGGCTCAGCGCGGGCTATTTCGGCCGCTGGGTCGACGCGGTGCTGTCCCGGTTCATCGACATCGTGCTCGGCATCCCGTTCCTGCTGGCCGCGATCGTGCTGGCCAAGCGGCTGTCCTCCGGTACGCACAGCACCGGCATCCTCGCCGTCACGCTGACCCTGGGCATCCTGGGCTGGACGACGGCCGCCCGGATCATGCGCTCCTCGGTGATCTCGGCCCGAAACCAGGACTACGTCGCCGCCGCCCGGATGCTCGGCGCGGGCCCCGCCCGGCTGATGCTGCGCCACATCCTGCCGAACTCGATCGCGCCGTTCATCGTCGTGCTGACGATCCTGCTGGGCGTCAACATCGCCAGCGAGGCCACGCTGTCGTACCTCGGCATCGGCCTCAAGGGCGACGCGATCAGCTGGGGCATCGCGATCAACGAAGCCGGTCCGAACGTGCGCACCGCGGCCGGGCCGCTGATCTGGCCGTCGCTGTTCCTGGCCCTGACCGTACTGGCCTTCATCATGCTGGGCGACGCCATCCGCGACGCCTTCGACCCGAAGCTGCGGTGA
- a CDS encoding chorismate mutase — MTADTLDTTTGAAASEAATEIRTIRERIDEIDQALIDLWLERARLSQEVGRTRMASGGTRLVLSREREIVERFREALGADGTQVALLLLRAGRGPL; from the coding sequence ATGACCGCCGACACGCTGGACACAACGACCGGCGCCGCCGCGTCCGAGGCCGCGACCGAGATCCGTACGATCCGCGAGCGCATCGACGAGATCGACCAGGCCCTGATCGACCTGTGGCTGGAGCGGGCCCGGCTGTCCCAGGAGGTCGGCCGCACCCGGATGGCCTCCGGCGGCACCCGGCTGGTGCTCTCCCGCGAGCGGGAGATCGTCGAACGCTTCCGCGAGGCCCTCGGCGCGGACGGCACCCAGGTCGCCCTGCTGCTGCTGCGCGCCGGCCGCGGCCCGCTCTGA
- a CDS encoding ABC transporter ATP-binding protein, with the protein MSDVVLETRGLVKHFPITRGIVFRSAIGAVRAVDGVDLRLHRGETLGVVGESGCGKSTLAKLLVGLEKPTAGSVMVRGQDMVRLSGAALRRARRNIQMVMQDPYTSLNPRMTVGDIVGEPFEIHPDVAPKGSRTRRVQELLDTVGLNPDHVNRYPHQFSGGQRQRIGIARALALRPEIIVCDEPVSALDVSIQAQVINLLEGLQNEFGLSYIFIAHDLSVVRHISDRVAVMYLGKIVEEGRDAEIYERATHPYTQALLSAVPVPDPRLRGRRAHIVLEGDVPSPANPPSGCRFRTRCWKAQPGCAEHEPLLQIRERSAHPSACHFADPRPLLPR; encoded by the coding sequence ATGAGCGATGTCGTGCTGGAGACCCGCGGCCTGGTGAAGCACTTCCCGATCACCCGGGGCATCGTGTTCCGCTCCGCGATCGGCGCGGTCCGCGCGGTCGACGGGGTCGACCTGCGGCTGCACCGGGGCGAGACCCTCGGGGTGGTCGGCGAGTCCGGCTGCGGCAAGTCCACCCTCGCCAAGCTGCTCGTCGGGCTGGAGAAGCCGACCGCCGGTTCGGTGATGGTGCGCGGGCAGGACATGGTGCGGCTCTCCGGGGCCGCGCTGCGGCGGGCCCGGCGCAACATCCAGATGGTGATGCAGGACCCGTACACCTCGCTGAACCCGCGGATGACCGTCGGCGACATCGTGGGGGAGCCGTTCGAGATCCACCCCGACGTGGCGCCGAAGGGCAGCCGTACCCGCCGGGTGCAGGAGCTGCTCGACACGGTCGGGCTGAACCCGGACCACGTGAACCGTTACCCGCACCAGTTCTCCGGCGGCCAGCGCCAGCGCATCGGCATCGCCCGGGCGCTGGCCCTGCGGCCGGAGATCATCGTCTGCGACGAGCCGGTGTCGGCGCTGGACGTGTCGATCCAGGCCCAGGTCATCAACCTGCTGGAGGGCCTGCAGAACGAGTTCGGGCTCTCGTACATCTTCATCGCGCACGACCTGTCCGTGGTGCGGCACATCAGCGACCGGGTCGCGGTCATGTACCTGGGCAAGATCGTGGAGGAGGGCCGGGACGCGGAGATCTACGAGCGGGCGACCCACCCGTACACGCAGGCTCTGCTGTCGGCCGTGCCCGTGCCGGACCCGAGGCTGCGCGGCCGCCGCGCGCACATCGTGCTGGAGGGCGACGTGCCGTCGCCGGCGAACCCGCCGTCGGGGTGCCGGTTCCGCACCCGCTGCTGGAAGGCGCAGCCGGGGTGCGCCGAGCACGAGCCGCTGCTGCAGATCCGGGAGCGCTCGGCGCATCCGAGCGCCTGCCACTTCGCCGACCCGCGCCCGCTGCTGCCCCGCTGA
- a CDS encoding PspC domain-containing protein, with protein sequence MTDEAAGSRPAPTGTGPSQDAPAPSAAPSAPPPADPFSPPPADPPPADPPPADPPPAGSPPPAAPPPWFGAADGPTFSRERLVRPPTGRYIAGVCAAIGRATNTDPVLWRVLLVVLGFFGGVGVLLYLIGWLVIPAEGDTGSPIESLLGRGRSRMAPLTVVLLGAATAVTFAFIVQDGFRATLLGAAVLLGAALLIRRNSGGSTPTAAGADPGAAFASATAPGTPAAPMASPPGSDAPPTSPGHQVSAAAPMPPHAGGPVPPHAAGPVPPQSAGPVPPHAAATLPDPPGYLPPTRPAPMPPTPPGYLPPLNPPGGYREPLAPPPGGYRPPFAPHGPWAGGAGQPPYEAAPQPRPAKPPKPPRERSKLGRITFFAVVMVMGVLALADLSGASVPVPGYFAAALATIGLGLLIGTWFGRARGLIALALITTVGLLISSGAQQVGGHIGSTVYRPANLAALADRYDFTVGDATLDLRGVDFAGQTQETTVEMKLGQLRVLLPEKVDTTASVHLDTGRALVFGREWDGDNLPEQQVVDLGKDGAGGGTLKLNIRMNAGNVEVTR encoded by the coding sequence ATGACCGACGAAGCTGCCGGATCCCGACCGGCCCCGACCGGAACCGGTCCGTCGCAGGACGCACCGGCACCTTCCGCCGCGCCCAGCGCGCCGCCACCGGCCGATCCGTTCTCCCCGCCACCGGCAGACCCACCACCGGCAGACCCGCCCCCCGCAGACCCGCCACCGGCGGGTTCGCCGCCGCCGGCCGCGCCGCCACCATGGTTCGGCGCCGCCGACGGCCCCACGTTCTCCCGCGAGCGGCTGGTCCGGCCGCCCACCGGCCGGTACATCGCCGGAGTCTGCGCCGCCATCGGCCGGGCCACCAACACCGACCCGGTGCTGTGGCGGGTGCTGCTGGTCGTGCTGGGCTTCTTCGGCGGCGTCGGCGTACTGCTGTACCTCATCGGCTGGCTCGTCATCCCGGCCGAGGGCGACACCGGCTCGCCGATCGAGTCGCTGCTGGGGCGCGGACGGTCCCGGATGGCACCGCTGACCGTCGTGCTGCTCGGCGCGGCCACGGCGGTGACCTTCGCGTTCATCGTCCAGGACGGCTTCCGGGCCACCCTGCTCGGCGCCGCCGTGCTGCTCGGTGCGGCCCTGCTGATCAGGCGCAACTCGGGCGGCTCCACGCCCACGGCGGCCGGGGCCGACCCGGGCGCGGCGTTCGCCTCGGCCACCGCACCCGGCACCCCGGCCGCCCCCATGGCCAGCCCGCCCGGCAGCGACGCGCCGCCCACCTCCCCCGGCCACCAGGTCTCCGCCGCCGCGCCAATGCCGCCGCACGCGGGCGGGCCGGTGCCGCCGCATGCCGCCGGGCCAGTGCCGCCTCAGTCGGCCGGGCCGGTGCCGCCGCACGCGGCCGCGACGCTGCCCGATCCGCCCGGCTACCTGCCGCCCACCCGGCCCGCGCCGATGCCGCCCACCCCGCCGGGTTACCTGCCCCCGCTCAACCCGCCGGGCGGCTACCGCGAGCCGCTGGCGCCGCCGCCGGGTGGATACCGGCCGCCGTTCGCGCCGCACGGCCCCTGGGCGGGTGGCGCGGGCCAGCCACCGTACGAGGCGGCGCCGCAGCCCAGGCCGGCGAAGCCGCCCAAGCCACCGCGCGAGCGTTCCAAGCTCGGCCGGATCACCTTCTTCGCGGTGGTCATGGTGATGGGGGTGCTGGCCCTCGCCGACCTCTCCGGCGCGAGCGTGCCCGTACCGGGCTACTTCGCGGCGGCGCTGGCCACGATCGGGCTGGGTCTGCTCATCGGTACGTGGTTCGGCCGCGCCCGCGGCCTGATCGCGCTGGCCCTGATCACCACGGTCGGCCTGCTGATCTCCTCCGGCGCGCAGCAGGTGGGCGGCCACATCGGCAGCACCGTGTACCGCCCGGCCAACCTGGCCGCGCTGGCGGACCGGTACGACTTCACGGTCGGCGACGCCACCCTGGACCTGCGCGGGGTCGACTTCGCGGGCCAGACCCAGGAGACGACCGTCGAGATGAAGCTCGGCCAACTGCGGGTGCTGCTGCCCGAGAAGGTCGACACCACCGCGTCCGTGCACCTCGACACCGGCCGGGCGCTCGTGTTCGGCCGCGAATGGGACGGCGACAACCTCCCCGAGCAGCAGGTCGTCGACCTGGGCAAGGACGGCGCCGGCGGCGGCACGCTCAAGCTGAACATCAGGATGAACGCGGGCAACGTGGAGGTCACCCGATGA
- a CDS encoding peptide ABC transporter substrate-binding protein: MPARSLWKMAASGAAVVLVAAGCSSDGTEDTETLPNSVVIGIAEPQHLIPSNTTETNGSQVLTSLFYPLVKFDAKNEPVEVAADSITSPDNKVWTVKLKDGFTFSNGEPVIADNYIDAWNYGAYGPNGQGASYFFERIDGYADLQSKDPDGDGPEKAPAPKSKTLRGLKKVDARTFTITLSAPFAGWKSVIGYTAFYPLPKAAFSAPGVIKEGFEEAIIGNGPFKLKGKWEHDSQIQVEKVADFKGAVPKVDAITWKIYQDTQAEYADLVTGNLDVQTQIPIESLGKASSDLGDRFQKSPNSAFAFVGFPTFQKEFAKPEVRRALSMAINRQEMTDQIFQGSQSPATSFVSPVVAGFRPDSCGANCEYNPVKAKQQYVAAGGPSSIEITYNADGGHKAWVDAMCNQIKSSLGVNCTGSAEPKFADMLTKVEKKQPVGLIRLGWIMDYPLMENYLGPLYSTNGSSNYYGYSNPAFDSLVAEGSAAKTNAEAIKKWQQAEDILVQDMPVLPLRFGQNVFGFSEKVDNVTVDLFQRVDIYKIEVATF; encoded by the coding sequence ATGCCTGCTAGAAGCCTGTGGAAGATGGCGGCCAGTGGCGCCGCCGTCGTCCTGGTGGCCGCCGGCTGCAGCAGTGACGGGACAGAGGACACCGAGACGTTGCCCAACAGCGTCGTCATCGGCATCGCGGAGCCACAGCACCTGATCCCCTCGAACACCACCGAGACGAACGGCTCGCAGGTCCTGACCTCGCTGTTCTATCCGCTGGTGAAGTTCGACGCGAAGAACGAGCCGGTGGAGGTCGCGGCCGACAGCATCACCTCCCCGGACAACAAGGTCTGGACCGTCAAGCTCAAGGACGGCTTCACCTTCAGCAACGGCGAACCGGTCATCGCGGACAACTACATCGACGCGTGGAATTACGGTGCATACGGCCCGAACGGCCAGGGCGCCTCGTACTTCTTCGAGCGCATCGACGGGTACGCCGACCTGCAGTCGAAGGACCCGGACGGCGACGGCCCGGAGAAGGCCCCCGCGCCCAAGTCCAAGACCCTGCGCGGGCTGAAGAAGGTCGACGCCCGCACCTTCACCATCACGCTGTCGGCGCCGTTCGCGGGCTGGAAGTCCGTCATCGGCTACACCGCCTTCTACCCGCTGCCCAAGGCCGCGTTCTCCGCGCCGGGCGTGATCAAGGAAGGCTTCGAGGAAGCGATCATCGGCAACGGCCCGTTCAAGCTCAAGGGCAAGTGGGAGCACGACTCGCAGATCCAGGTCGAGAAGGTCGCGGACTTCAAGGGCGCGGTGCCGAAGGTCGACGCGATCACCTGGAAGATCTACCAGGACACCCAGGCCGAGTACGCGGACCTGGTGACCGGCAACCTCGATGTGCAGACCCAGATCCCGATCGAGAGCCTGGGCAAGGCCTCCAGCGACCTCGGTGACCGCTTCCAGAAGAGCCCGAACTCGGCGTTCGCGTTCGTGGGCTTCCCGACCTTCCAGAAGGAGTTCGCCAAGCCCGAGGTGCGGCGTGCGCTGTCGATGGCGATCAACCGCCAGGAGATGACGGACCAGATCTTCCAGGGTTCGCAGAGCCCGGCCACCTCGTTCGTGTCGCCCGTGGTCGCCGGCTTCCGGCCGGACTCCTGCGGTGCGAACTGCGAGTACAACCCGGTCAAGGCCAAGCAGCAGTACGTCGCGGCCGGTGGCCCGTCGTCGATCGAGATCACGTACAACGCCGACGGCGGGCACAAGGCGTGGGTCGACGCGATGTGCAACCAGATCAAGTCCTCGCTCGGGGTGAACTGCACCGGCAGCGCCGAGCCGAAGTTCGCGGACATGCTCACCAAGGTGGAGAAGAAGCAGCCCGTGGGCCTGATCCGGCTCGGCTGGATCATGGACTACCCGCTGATGGAGAACTACCTGGGCCCGCTGTACAGCACGAACGGCTCGTCGAACTACTACGGCTACAGCAACCCGGCGTTCGACAGTCTCGTCGCGGAGGGTTCGGCGGCCAAGACGAACGCCGAGGCGATCAAGAAGTGGCAGCAGGCCGAGGACATCCTGGTCCAGGACATGCCGGTTCTCCCGCTGCGGTTCGGGCAGAACGTGTTCGGCTTCTCCGAGAAGGTCGACAACGTGACCGTGGACCTGTTCCAGCGGGTCGACATCTACAAGATCGAGGTGGCGACCTTCTGA
- a CDS encoding response regulator: protein MTESAHEALPRRLTVFLVDDHAMFRAGVRAELGAHVDVVGEASTVGEAVSRIAATLPDVVLLDVHMPEGGGRAVLDAMRKSHPQVRFLALSVSDAAEDVIGLIRAGARGYVTKTISPDELAAAIRRVADGDAVFSPRLAGFVLDAFASRPDVPIADPELDQLTNREREVLRLLARGYAYKEIAKELYISIKTVETHVSNVLRKLQMSNRYELSRWAADRRLV from the coding sequence ATGACGGAATCGGCGCACGAGGCCCTACCGCGGCGGCTGACGGTGTTCCTGGTGGACGACCACGCGATGTTCCGCGCCGGGGTGCGCGCGGAGCTGGGCGCGCACGTCGACGTGGTCGGCGAGGCCAGCACGGTCGGCGAGGCGGTGTCGCGGATCGCGGCGACCCTGCCGGACGTGGTGCTGCTGGACGTGCACATGCCCGAGGGCGGTGGGCGGGCGGTGCTGGACGCGATGCGCAAGTCCCATCCGCAGGTGCGTTTCCTGGCGCTGAGCGTCTCGGACGCGGCCGAGGACGTGATCGGCCTGATCCGGGCCGGTGCTCGCGGGTACGTCACGAAGACGATCTCGCCGGACGAGCTGGCCGCGGCGATCCGCCGGGTGGCCGACGGGGACGCGGTGTTCAGCCCCCGGCTGGCCGGTTTCGTGCTGGACGCGTTCGCGTCGCGGCCGGACGTCCCGATCGCGGACCCGGAGCTGGATCAGCTCACCAACCGGGAGCGCGAGGTGCTGCGCCTGCTGGCCCGGGGGTACGCGTACAAGGAGATCGCCAAGGAGCTGTACATCTCCATCAAGACGGTGGAGACCCACGTCTCGAACGTGCTGCGCAAGCTGCAGATGTCGAACCGCTACGAGCTGTCGCGCTGGGCGGCCGACCGGCGGCTCGTCTGA
- a CDS encoding ATP-binding protein has translation MGVEPREDPITAAPHPPPRRLYRPRDHRIVSGVASGLARHLGLPVLAVRVGFVVLLGFNGLGLMLYAAFWAVLPLEHPTGEPRARRDWAALLPFAAIGAGVVLLESLVFKDRVDGTAGWLVAVIAVGAGVIWHQSDPARRGHWADNAARLPWMSAVVAESERRSFLFRFIGGGVLVAVGIIGVVAVYAPTGSTFSSVINGVLFALVGLVGVGVVVAPLVWRTFGQLRSEREGRIREQERAELAAMIHDQVLHTLALIQRNSTDIKEVQRLARGQERSLRSWLYKPTASPTEKFGAALEQAAAEVEDTYAITVETVVVGDTDCDERVAALVAASREAMVNAARHAGVQTVSLYAEVEADELSVFVRDRGAGFDLDGVEESRHGVRGSIIGRMKRHGGRAEIRSAPGDGTEVRLTLPAKEGVTVSKEAAK, from the coding sequence ATCGGAGTCGAACCGAGGGAGGACCCGATCACCGCCGCTCCGCACCCGCCGCCGCGCCGCCTGTACCGGCCGCGCGACCACCGCATCGTGTCGGGGGTCGCGTCCGGGCTGGCGCGCCACCTCGGCCTGCCCGTGCTCGCGGTGCGCGTCGGCTTCGTGGTCCTGCTCGGCTTCAACGGCCTGGGCCTGATGCTGTACGCCGCGTTCTGGGCGGTGCTGCCGCTGGAACACCCCACCGGTGAGCCGCGCGCCCGCCGGGACTGGGCGGCGCTGCTGCCCTTCGCCGCCATCGGGGCCGGGGTGGTGCTGCTGGAGAGCCTCGTCTTCAAGGACCGCGTTGACGGGACGGCGGGCTGGCTGGTCGCGGTGATCGCGGTGGGCGCCGGGGTGATCTGGCACCAGTCGGATCCGGCCCGGCGCGGGCACTGGGCGGACAACGCCGCCCGCCTGCCGTGGATGTCCGCGGTGGTGGCCGAGAGCGAGCGGCGTTCCTTCCTGTTCCGCTTCATCGGCGGCGGCGTGCTCGTCGCGGTCGGCATCATCGGCGTCGTCGCCGTGTACGCGCCGACCGGCAGCACCTTCAGCTCGGTCATCAACGGCGTGCTGTTCGCCCTGGTCGGCCTGGTCGGGGTGGGTGTGGTGGTGGCGCCGCTGGTGTGGCGTACGTTCGGGCAGCTGCGCTCGGAGCGCGAGGGCCGGATCCGCGAGCAGGAGCGCGCCGAACTGGCCGCGATGATCCACGACCAGGTGTTGCACACCCTGGCCCTGATCCAGCGCAACTCCACGGACATCAAGGAGGTCCAGCGGCTGGCCCGGGGGCAGGAGCGCAGCCTGCGCAGCTGGCTGTACAAGCCCACCGCGTCGCCGACGGAGAAGTTCGGTGCGGCGCTGGAGCAGGCCGCCGCCGAGGTGGAGGACACGTACGCGATCACCGTCGAGACGGTCGTGGTGGGCGACACGGATTGCGACGAGCGAGTCGCCGCGCTCGTGGCCGCGTCCCGAGAGGCGATGGTCAACGCGGCCCGCCACGCGGGGGTGCAGACCGTGTCGCTGTACGCCGAGGTCGAGGCGGACGAGCTGAGCGTGTTCGTGCGCGACCGCGGTGCGGGTTTCGACCTGGACGGGGTCGAGGAGAGCCGGCACGGGGTACGCGGTTCGATCATCGGGCGGATGAAACGGCACGGCGGGCGCGCGGAGATCCGCAGCGCCCCGGGAGACGGTACGGAGGTCCGCCTCACTCTGCCCGCCAAGGAGGGCGTGACCGTGTCGAAGGAGGCAGCGAAATGA